TCCTACGTCGACGCGGTGCAGGGCAAGGCCAACGCGGGCATCGTCAACAACCGCAAGCAGGCCATCACCAAGAAGGCGCTGTCGGCCCTCAACGAAAAAGGCGGCGAGGAAAACATCGCCACCGGCTGGCACGCCATCGAGTTCATGCTCTGGGGGCAGGACCTGTCCGAGACCGGCCCCGGCAACCGCAGCTTCGAGGACTTCGTCGACGGCAAGGCCCCCAACGCCGACCGCCGCCGCCAGTACCTGAACGTGGTCACCGAGCTGCTGGTCGACGACCTCGGCACCCTCGTGAAAGCCTGGGCCCCGAACGCGAAGAACAACTACCGCGCGCGCTTCGAAAAGGGCGGCAACGAGTCGCTGCGCAAGATGTTCGTCTCGCTGGGCTCGCTCTCGCGCGGCGAACTCGCGGGCGAACGCCTGGAAGTGGCGCTCGCCAGCCAGGACCAGGAGGACGAGCACAGCTGCTTCTCCGACAACACCCACCGCGACGCGGTGGCCAACGCCAAGGGCATCGAGAACGTGTGGCTGGGCCGCTACGTGCGCGCCGACGGCAGCACCCTGCAGGGCCCGAGCCTGCGC
This is a stretch of genomic DNA from Hydrogenophaga crocea. It encodes these proteins:
- a CDS encoding imelysin family protein — its product is MRLKTTAAAALLSLALAAPVFAQTAATPASVAAHYATLVHANYEDTLNAAKALQDAVKALTAAPSQANLDAARKAWLAAREFYGQTEAFRFYGGPIDNDNGPEGRLNAWPMDESYVDAVQGKANAGIVNNRKQAITKKALSALNEKGGEENIATGWHAIEFMLWGQDLSETGPGNRSFEDFVDGKAPNADRRRQYLNVVTELLVDDLGTLVKAWAPNAKNNYRARFEKGGNESLRKMFVSLGSLSRGELAGERLEVALASQDQEDEHSCFSDNTHRDAVANAKGIENVWLGRYVRADGSTLQGPSLRDLVNAKDAAVASKTSQQIRTSVESAEAIPAPFDRAIVMGSAGRPKIEATIKSLTAQSNDIVSAAAAIGIQKLTLVQP